The following nucleotide sequence is from Zea mays cultivar B73 chromosome 1, Zm-B73-REFERENCE-NAM-5.0, whole genome shotgun sequence.
atagtcgaaagcacgaaagtcgttttctacccgagcgtttaggacttgttcgatagcagaaccgcttatccgagcgtgagttacttttcgcggaaggtgatcagtgaggtatccgtatcctggaggcgtaggagtcccttggcttggtcggccttgccgcttaatgtccctctcgtcgttttcagggttctgttatcgatatagtcgaaagtcgttttggtagaaaacttttcttttggtagaaaacttttccgaggaaaattttgacgcagagggggttccccccttctagcccctgagggagggtcgggctttgccaaggcaaggctgatccttccttgacggttagactttatttacgcATGTAAAGAAaaaacgaggtacatgaacgacttgaaacattttaagggtagaagcgacgtagttgttggatgttccaagcgttgctgtagacctcgccttgatcgatggccagcttgtatgtcccgggcttcaaaatcttggcgatgatgaacggcccttcccagggaggagtgagattgtggcgtcctcgggcgtcttgccgtagccaaagtaccaagtctcccacctggaagcctcagggccgaaccatttgggcgtggtagcatcgcagagactactgataccgcgccgagtgtagtaaggccacgtcccgagcttcttcgagctggtccagtgaatcttctcgtctggtctggttgcttcggtcgtcgtacgtctttgtcctcggggaaccgtattctaagtctatgggtaggacggcctcggccccatagactagaaagaacgacgagaaacccgtggctcggattGGCGTcgccctcagactccaaaccaccgagggtagctctttcatccactgcttgccaaacttgttgaggttgttgtagatcctcggtttaagtccctgcaaaatcataacgttggcacgctccacctgcccattcatcatggggtgagctacgacggcccagtccacatgtatgtggtggtcctcgcagaagttcaggaacttcttcccagtgaactgcgtgccattgtcagtgatgatggagttcgggaccccaaagcgatggatgatgtttgtgaagaacgccaccgcctgctcggacctgatgctagttaagggtcggaccttgatccacttggagaatttgtcgatggcgaccaacaggtgcgagaaggccccgggtgccttctacaagggaccgacgaggtccagaccccacacggcaaacggccaggtgatggatattgtctgtagggcttgagcgggcaggtgcgtctgtcttgcgtagaattgacacccttggcaggagcgcacaatcctagtggcgttagccaccgcggttggccagtagaaaccttgtcggaaagcgtttccgacgagggcacgaggtgctgcatggtgaccgcaagcccccgatcgagtgtatttcttgcaacaactcctgtccttgggcgacggatatgcatcgttggagaatgcccgaggggctgcggtggtagagctccttttcatcacccagtaagacgaacgacttggcgcgccgtgccagtcgccgagcttcggccttgtcgaggggcaactCTCCTCGGagaagatattccaggtacggggcctgccagttccggtttggcgtgaccccattccgctctccctcgacgcgcagggcctcaccctcggcggccgagggtacctcgggctgggccgaggtctcgtcgggctcgggcgtgtcgttgatcttgatggagggttgatgtatgtccctggagaagacgtccaagggaaccgtcgtccgccccgaggctattttcgcaagctcatccgcagtcttgttgtaccgtcgagcgatatggttgagctccagcccgtagaacttgtcttccaggcgccgaacttcgtcgcagtaggcctccatctttcggtcgcggcagtgggagttcttcatgacttggtcaatgacaagctgcgagtcgccacgagcgtcaaggcgctgaacccctagctcgatggcgatgcacagcctgttaaccaaagcctcatactcggccacgttgtttgacgcccgaaaatggaggcgtatcacgtagcgcacatgtttttcgaggggtgaaacgaagagcaagccagcgcctgctccggttttcatgagcgacccgtcgaagtacatggtccaaagtttggcctggatcggagctgttggcaattgggtgtcgacccattcagccaggaagtctgccaagacttgagattttatggccttccgaggggcgaatgagagtgtttcgcccatgagctccactgcccactttgctatcctacccgaggcctctcggcactagatgatctcccccagggggaatgatgacaccacagtcaccagatgagactcgaagtagtgtcgcaattttcggcgcgtcagaattactgcatacagtagcttttggatttgtgggtagcggatcttggtctcggatagtacctcactgatgaagtagaccggcctctggacgagcagtgcatgcccttcttctcgtctctcgactacgatcgcggcgctaaccacctgagtggttgcggctacgtagatcaagagggcttctcccgcaacggggggcaccaagatgggcgcgttggtaaggagtgcctttaagtttccgagggcttcctcggcctcgggggtccaagtgaagcgctcggccttccttaagaggcggtacaagggcaatcctctctcaccgaggcacgagatgaagtaGCTCAGAGCCgccaggcatcccatgaccctctgtactcctttcaaatctttgatcggtcccatgttggtgatggccgcgatttctccgggttggcctcgatgcctctttcggagacgatgaaccccaggagcatgcctcgggggactctgaagatacacttctcgggattgagcttcacgccttttgcgcgcaggcacccgaaagtcacttcgaggtcggaggggaggttggaggcttttcttgtcttgacaacgatgtcatcgacgtaagcctcgaccgttcggctgatgtgctctccgaacacgtggttcatgcacatttggtatgttgcacctgcattcctcaagccaaatggcatagtagtatagcaatacatgccaaaaggtgtgatgaaagaagtcgcgagctggtcggactctttcatcttgatttggtgataaccttaataggcgtcgaggaatgacagggtttcgcacccagcagtggagtccacaatttgatcgatgcgaggcagagggtagggaaccttcggacatgctttattcaacccggtgtactcgacgcacatcctccatttcccacctttctttttcacaagcacagggttagctaaccattcaggatggaatacctctttgatgaaccctgcagccatcaacttgtggacctcctcgcctattgccctgcgcttctcttcgtcaaagcggcgcaggtgctgcttcaccggtcgggctccagctcggatatccagcgagtgctcggcgacatccctcggtatgcccggcatgtccgagggactctacgcaaaaatttcggcatttgcgcggagaaagtcgacgagcactgcttcctatttggggtcgagctcggagccggtcCTAACTTGCTTGCAGacgtcattgctggggtcgagagggacggacttaaccgcctcagccggttcgaagttgccatcgtggcgcttcacatcaggcacctccttggagaggcactctaggtcggcgatgagggactCGGACTCGGTGATggtctcggcgtactccacgcattccacggtgcattcgtacgcgtggaggtacgtggatccgacggtgatgactccgttggggcctgacatcttgagcttgaggtatgtgttgttcgggacggccatgaacttggcatagcacggccttcccaacaccgcatggtaggtccctcggaacccaaccacctcgaacgtgagggtttcctttcggaagttggaggtagttttgaagcagacgggcaaatcgagttgtccaaggggcatgatgcgctttccggggatgatcccgtgaaagggcgccgcactggcccggatcgtggacagatcgatccccaagagctcgagggtctcggcgtagatgatgttgaggctgctgcctccgtccatgaggaccttggtgagcctggcgttgccgatgacagggtcgacaacgagcaggtaccttcctgggctcagcacgcagtcggggtggtcgccatggtcaaaggtgatgggcttgtcagaccagtctagatagactggcgccgccaccttcaccgagcagacctcccgtcgctcctgcttgcggtaccgagccgaggcgttcgccacttgcccaccgtagatcataaagcagccgtggacctcggggaactcctctgccttgtcgccctccttcttgttgttgtcttggcctttgccatctcccgccggggacctggctttatggaagtagcgccgaagcatgacgcgttCCTCaatggtgtgcttgacgggaccctggtgataggggcacgactccttgagcatcttgtcgaataggttggcccctccgggaggcttccgagggatcATGTGCTtggcagcagcgacaagatctgcgtcagcggcgtcgcgcttcgcttgcgacttcttcttcgtgccccgaTGGGCGGAcggctcggggacgtcttcctgctgccgtccctgaggctgcttgtccttccggaagatggcttcgaccgcctcctgaccagaggcgaacttggtggcgatgtccatcaattcgctcgccttggtgggagtcttgcgccccagtttgctcaccaggtcgcggcaagtggtgccagcgaggaacaccccaatgacatccgagtcggtgatgttgggcagctcggtgcgctgctttgaaaaccgtcggatgtactctcatagggattcccctggctgctggcggcagcttcggagatcccatgagttcccagggcgcacgtacgtgccctggaaatttccagcgaaggccttgaccaggttgtcccagtcggagatctgcgcaggaggcagatgctccagccaggcccgggcggtgtcggagaggaacatggggaggttgcggatgacgaggttgtcatcgtccattcctcccagcaggcatgccagccggtagtccgcaagccacaactccggccttgtctcccctgagtacttggtgatggtagtcggggctcggaaccgggttgggaacggcgcccgtcgtatggcccggctgaaggcttgcggacctggtggttcgggcgaggggcttcgatcctcctcactgtcgtagcgtcctccacccctggggtggtagcctcggcacaccttctcttcgaggcgggctcgacggtcgcggcggtggttgtCGTcgtcgaggcgatccggggctgcaggcgtcctgtCCCGTGGgcgcccagtgtggaccgaggcctcccgcatgagtcgggaagtcgttgcgcgatgctccgaggggcacccttgccttcgggaggcagagctttcggcccgtcggaccgcgacatcctccaggagattcttgagttctccctggatacgccgcccctcggtggtggatggctccggcattgctcggagtagcattgccgctgcagcttgattctggccgaccccgctggaggccgagggtagccttgccctgacatcgtcaacgacacggcgctggacgtcccgggcccgatgacgtgcttctccggcgagtgctcggcctgcccactcctgctcgatgttttgccggagctgcacaagttgccctgcttcctcgtcgagcttggcctgcatctcgcagaattgctcgagctgtgtgtcctgaccccccgcagggactgggaccacatctagctcccgcgggatgtcaacgcgagacgtaggcccagggggatcgtcatcctccgacataccgaggtggttgccttcgtcgcgacccccagatcgacatggaaacattcacgacttgggccacaaccctcgtcgtcaaggttgtggccatcgtcagagcaaccggagaggcagtagtcacatgcgatcatgaagtctcgcatggcactgggatcacggagcccggagaaatcccaaccggattcGGGATCGTCTTCTTCCTTAgaacccgggggcccataggttgagacagccgtcagtcggtcccaagatgaccgcataggataccctggaaggtcagggtatgcccttgcgaaagcgctcaccgaagcggggtcgcttggtggatcgaagctgaatttaaaagggatagggtggaaaacggacggtacctcttgatcgatggacgatGGCGAGGTCACGTCGGGGGCGGAATGCactgtcatctcaggtacgaggctaacgcccagcaagtccttcgcgagagtgctggcgtcatcagtccgcttggggttggcacgtcgcggggaaacgacatccgtcgttgtcacaggtgcgaggacaacacccgacatgtcccccgctggggtgccggtgtcgtcgactcgctctagaccgacaaccgacgaggtgccgcctcctgcttggccacggttgccccgtctcctcctcctgcggcgaggagggtggcgggacaaacccggatgctgctcttctgccacgaggggaagacgtcgtcgagttcgccgccgccgggcgagctgacgaccatcgttgttgtcgtgccgcaaggggaggagtaccatgtcgtagctgccgtcgagggacatgaactcgagactcccgaagcagagcactatcccgggctgaagaggttgctgaagactactcatctggaactcaacgggaaggtgttcgttaacacacagcatgcccctacctggcgcgccaactgtcggcgtttcggatccgggggaccctcaaccgagccgaccagtgaattttatcgctgcgtgcccctgcccagatgggttggcgcaagatgaaacacaaggggggaatgcggcttgtattatcttgcaccgagggatgctcgtagtaggggttacaagcgtcgcgagagggagagagagagcctgttcgtttgctcgtccccgCGCAACCCCCTccgtaggaaggccctggacctcccttttatagatgtaaggagagggtccagatgtacaatggggggtttagctatgcgctaacgtgtctggcagagaagtgcctgagccctgtgtacatgccaacgtggctgtcggagaagtgcttgagccctgtgtacgtgataacatggccgtcggagaagtgcctgagccctgtagaagcatagctggcggtgcggctgggatcctgctgatgtctccttgcttccgtagggggctgagaaccaccaacgtcatggacgcacgcgggaaaccatcattacctgttaccggggcgagccagatgggacgccggtcttgttccctcgtagcctgagctagctaggggtagggtaatgatgtatcccctgtgacgcggtcggtccgagcccaagatcgagtgaggcggagacttctcctgaggccgaggccggggtcgggcgaggacgcgattcctcctgaggccgaggctgaggccgagtcctgggtcgggcgaggcagagacctcctcccgaggccgaggcctaaggtcgggcgagacggagcttcctgttgcgcccgaggctgaactcggctgttgtcagtcttaccccggtgggtggcacaacagtcagagcgcggtgagcggcgctgttttcctgtcaggtcggtcagtgaaagggcgaagtgactgcggtcacttcgaccttgccgactgaggcgcgtgtgtcatgataaggtgtcaggcgatccccgtattaaatgtgcatgcgatacggtcggttgatgaggcaatttggccaaggttgcttcacaacgaagcttgcccgagctgggcttcgggcgagtcgagggtgcgcccaccgcctgaggaggccctcgggcgaggcgtgaattcgtccaggactactgttcccgcccgaggccgggctcgggcgaggcgagattgcgtcccttggtagacgaggccttgacctgaaccgtgcccatcagtctttgcggtttgtgctgagggtggttaccagccgtgtttaggagtgttgggggtacccctaattacggtacccgacaactcAGTTTAAACTCGTTCTAGGAAGCCCTAATAAAACCCCAATTCTGACCATATTTTCAAATCCGCGACTGATTTACAAATCCGCTGGAGCTCAAAATTTGAGGATACCTTGGAAACGCTTTTGTCAAGATATGTGTAAACTTTCATATCAATCGGAGTTCGTTTGTTTCAGGTTCGTATCCGAGAACTGAATTTAGTGCTGCTAAAATCAGCACTAGCTCACGACACGGTTTTGGACCGATTCAGACTTTTAGGTGTCCGATTTACGGTTTGTTTGTTTTGCTGGTCTTGTGTGAGTATTAAAAACATTTTAAAATCATGAGATCGCTGGTTTGCTGATATGATTTTGGTTTAAGCGTTTTTTTTATTTCAATTGAAGTGAAGTACTGCTTAATTTCAATTTTTAGCAGCAAAATTTGATTGACTCTCATTCACGCTCTCTCTCTCGTCACCTTGTTTTGTTTTGTTAAGAACTAACATGATATAACCGAATAAGTTCGAGAATTAATCATTAGTAGTGCACTTTACTCACTTTAAAAAGTTCCATATATGTAGGAAAGTATAAGGATCACACCGTACACACATGCTGCATTGGACGAGTCAGATATCGATCGTCTTATTTATCAACTTCACTAGTAGGTACGTGCATGTGAGTTGACGGACAATTAGTGTATATATGCCGCTACGCTCTCATGCATGCATGGGCTCATGGCAAGCTGCATGCATGTACATCAAGGGCAGAAGACGACCTGGTAGTTGCTATTGCCGTTGCACGAACGGGTCTTAGGGTCGTTGGGCTGGTGGTACGCGTCGGGGCAGCCGGAGTCCCTGCACCGGAGGGCGGCGCCGGTGCTGCACGAGAAGTCCATGGGCAGGTTGTACCCGTCGATCACCGAGATGTCGTAGTAGTCGTggttgctgccgccgccgatGGTGAACTCGGCCAGCGTCGCCGGGGGCTGCCCGGACAGGCTGCAGGAGTAGGCGCCTCCGCAGTCGCCCGTCGCGCAGCGGCCCCGGCCGCCGCTGAAGGAGCAGCCGGTGCGGCCCCAGATCCTGCCTCCGCTGGTCCCGGCCTGCACGTTGACAGTCCACGTCGAGCCCGGGTTCAGCTGCGTGCCGCCGCCGACCGGGATGCCTGCTGGCCACACCGTGAACCCGCAGTTGTTTCGTACCGTGAACGTGGCGGCGCCGGCGCATGTGGCGAAGCAAGCGAGCAGGAGGAAGAAGACGGAGGACGACGTCATCCTGACCACGTCTATATACGTATATAGTGA
It contains:
- the LOC100273384 gene encoding Thaumatin-like pathogenesis-related protein 4 precursor; the encoded protein is MTSSSVFFLLLACFATCAGAATFTVRNNCGFTVWPAGIPVGGGTQLNPGSTWTVNVQAGTSGGRIWGRTGCSFSGGRGRCATGDCGGAYSCSLSGQPPATLAEFTIGGGSNHDYYDISVIDGYNLPMDFSCSTGAALRCRDSGCPDAYHQPNDPKTRSCNGNSNYQVVFCP